The following proteins are encoded in a genomic region of Streptococcus gwangjuense:
- the adhE gene encoding bifunctional acetaldehyde-CoA/alcohol dehydrogenase: MADKKTVTPEEKKLAAEKHVDGLVQKALVALEEMRKLDQEQVDYIVAKASVAALDAHGELALHAYEETGRGVFEDKATKNLFACEHVVNNMRHTKTVGVIEEDDVTGLTLIAEPVGVVCGITPTTNPTSTAIFKALISLKTRNPIVFAFHPSAQESSAHAAQIVRDAAIKAGAPENCVQWITEPSMEATSALMNHEGVATILATGGNAMVKAAYSCGKPALGVGAGNVPAYVEKSANIRQAAHDIVMSKSFDNGMVCASEQAVIIDKEIYDEFVAEFKSYHTYFVNKKEKALLEEFCFGVKANSKNCAGAKLNADIVGKPATWIAEQAGFTVPEGTNILAAECKEVGENEPLTREKLSPVIAVLKSESREDGITKARQMVEFNGLGHSAAIHTADEELTKEFGKAVKAIRVICNSPSTFGGIGDVYNAFLPSLTLGCGSYGRNSVGDNVSAINLLNIKKVGRRRNNMQWMKLPSKTYFERDSIQYLQKCRDVERVMIVTDHAMVELGFLDRIIEQLDLRRNKVVYQIFADVEPDPDITTVERGTEIMRAFKPDTIIALGGGSPMDAAKVMWLFYEQPEVDFRDLVQKFMDIRKRAFKFPLLGKKTKFIAIPTTSGTGSEVTPFAVISDKANNRKYPIADYSLTPTVAIVDPALVLTVPGFVAADTGMDVLTHATEAYVSQMASDYTDGLALQAIKLVFENLESSVKNADFHSREKMHNASTIAGMAFANAFLGISHSMAHKIGAQFHTIHGRTNAILLPYVIRYNGTRPAKTATWPKYNYYRADEKYQDIARMLGLPASTPEEGVESYAKAVYELGERVGIQMNFKAQGIDEKEWKEHSRELAFLAYEDQCSPANPRLPMVDHMQEIIEDSYYGYKERPGRRK; the protein is encoded by the coding sequence ATGGCTGATAAAAAAACTGTGACACCAGAAGAAAAGAAACTCGCTGCTGAAAAGCATGTCGACGGCTTGGTGCAAAAAGCTTTAGTTGCTCTTGAGGAAATGCGTAAACTCGACCAAGAACAGGTCGACTACATCGTAGCTAAAGCGTCAGTGGCAGCTTTGGATGCCCACGGAGAATTGGCTCTACATGCCTATGAAGAAACAGGACGTGGTGTATTTGAAGACAAAGCAACTAAGAACTTGTTTGCTTGTGAACACGTAGTAAACAACATGCGCCACACTAAAACAGTTGGTGTTATCGAAGAAGACGATGTAACAGGTTTGACTCTTATCGCTGAACCAGTTGGCGTTGTTTGTGGTATCACTCCTACAACAAACCCAACATCAACAGCAATCTTTAAGGCATTGATTTCATTGAAGACACGTAATCCAATTGTCTTTGCCTTCCATCCATCCGCTCAAGAATCATCAGCTCACGCAGCTCAAATAGTTCGTGATGCTGCGATTAAAGCAGGAGCTCCTGAAAACTGTGTACAGTGGATCACTGAACCATCTATGGAAGCAACTAGTGCCCTTATGAACCACGAAGGTGTTGCCACAATCCTTGCAACAGGTGGTAATGCCATGGTTAAAGCGGCATACTCATGTGGTAAACCAGCTCTTGGGGTAGGTGCCGGAAACGTTCCAGCTTATGTTGAAAAATCAGCTAACATCCGCCAAGCTGCACACGATATCGTTATGTCTAAATCATTTGATAATGGTATGGTCTGTGCATCTGAACAAGCGGTTATCATTGATAAAGAAATTTACGATGAATTTGTAGCAGAGTTCAAATCTTACCACACTTACTTTGTAAACAAAAAAGAAAAAGCTCTTCTTGAAGAATTCTGCTTCGGCGTGAAAGCAAACAGCAAAAACTGTGCTGGTGCAAAATTGAACGCTGATATCGTTGGTAAACCAGCAACTTGGATTGCAGAGCAAGCAGGATTTACAGTTCCAGAAGGAACAAACATTCTTGCAGCAGAATGTAAAGAAGTTGGTGAAAACGAGCCATTGACTCGTGAAAAATTGTCACCAGTTATCGCAGTTTTAAAATCTGAAAGCCGTGAAGATGGTATTACTAAGGCTCGTCAAATGGTTGAATTTAACGGTCTTGGGCACTCAGCAGCTATCCACACAGCTGACGAAGAATTAACTAAAGAATTTGGTAAAGCTGTTAAAGCTATTCGTGTTATCTGTAACTCACCTTCTACTTTCGGTGGCATCGGGGATGTTTATAATGCCTTCTTGCCATCATTGACACTTGGATGTGGTTCTTACGGACGCAACTCAGTTGGGGATAACGTTAGTGCCATTAACCTCTTGAATATCAAAAAAGTCGGAAGACGGAGAAATAACATGCAATGGATGAAACTTCCTTCAAAAACATACTTTGAACGTGATTCAATTCAATACCTTCAAAAATGTCGTGACGTTGAACGTGTCATGATCGTTACTGACCATGCCATGGTAGAGCTTGGTTTCCTTGATCGTATCATCGAACAACTTGACCTTCGTCGCAATAAGGTTGTTTACCAAATCTTTGCTGATGTAGAACCAGATCCAGATATCACTACAGTTGAACGTGGTACTGAGATTATGCGTGCCTTCAAACCAGATACAATCATCGCTCTCGGTGGTGGATCTCCAATGGATGCCGCTAAAGTAATGTGGCTCTTCTATGAGCAACCAGAAGTGGACTTCCGTGACCTTGTCCAAAAATTCATGGATATCCGTAAACGTGCCTTCAAATTCCCATTGCTTGGTAAGAAGACTAAATTCATCGCGATTCCAACTACATCTGGTACAGGATCTGAAGTAACACCATTTGCCGTTATCTCTGATAAAGCAAATAACCGTAAATACCCAATCGCTGACTACTCATTGACACCAACCGTGGCAATCGTAGACCCTGCTTTGGTATTGACAGTTCCTGGATTTGTTGCTGCGGACACTGGTATGGACGTATTGACTCACGCGACTGAAGCTTACGTATCACAAATGGCTAGCGACTACACTGACGGTCTTGCACTTCAAGCAATTAAACTTGTATTCGAAAACCTTGAAAGCTCAGTTAAGAATGCAGACTTCCACTCACGTGAGAAAATGCATAACGCTTCAACAATCGCTGGTATGGCCTTTGCCAATGCCTTCCTAGGTATTTCTCACTCAATGGCCCATAAGATTGGTGCGCAATTCCACACAATCCACGGTCGTACTAATGCTATCTTGCTTCCATACGTCATCCGCTACAACGGTACACGTCCAGCTAAGACAGCAACATGGCCTAAGTACAACTACTACCGTGCAGATGAAAAATACCAAGATATCGCACGCATGCTTGGACTTCCAGCTTCTACTCCAGAAGAAGGGGTGGAATCTTACGCAAAAGCTGTCTACGAACTTGGTGAGCGCGTAGGTATCCAAATGAACTTCAAAGCA